The Desulfobotulus mexicanus DNA segment ACATCTTCAATCGTATTGGGTAATCGCTTTTCAAAGAGTCGTTTGTCATCGTTATCAATGACTACAATAAAATTATTGCTTGAATGCAGGTCGATTCCAGCGTAAGTTTTCATAAGACACCTCCTAAATCCTATTGAGATTTAAGTCTCTTGCCCTTGGTTTCATAGTGCTACTATGAATAGGGGGGTGTCAATTTTTTACAAGACTCGGTGAGGTAGTCCTTTATATGATTATCAGACCCCTTTTAAAGGAGCTGCCATGAACCCATCCATCCGGCAAACCCTGCTGGAAAAGCTGGAAGAAGTGCTTTCCGGCATCCGCAAGAGCAACGGCTTTCATTCAGACATAGGCACGGCCCTTGTGCTGGCCGAAGGCAAGCGGGATCTGGAAGAGCTTCCCGCCCTCTGGCTCACACCCGGAACGGAAGAATGCGAAAACACCCGCTATGGCGAAGACAGCCTCACCCTGCCGCTGACCATCCGGGCGGGGCTTCGTTACAGCCTGCACGATGCCCCGGAACTTCAGGAACGGGCCATGGCCACGGCAGCGGAAAACGTGCTGGCGGATATCCGGCAGGCGCTGGGTCAGTTTGAAGAAGAAAACGAAACGGCGGATAGCGTGCGCTATGTGTCCGGCGGTGTGGAAGACTGGCCGGACTGGTCTCAGGGGGAAGCCTCCCTGACCGTGAGCGTTCAGGCGGAAATTCTTTACAGCACCGCCAGAAATAACCCCTACGGGTAAGTTTTTTATTGAAAACCCAAGCCCGTTCAAAGCTTTCGGGTTTAAAGCCGGGCCGCGCTTCGGGAGCCTCAGCGACCGGCCTTTGTTTACAGCAAAAGGCTGCCTTCATTAAAGACCCTAATGACTTTAATGACCTTACTAACCAAAGCTCATAAATAAAGACAAACGGCTAAAGTCCTTAAGGTCTTTAAAGTCCTTAAGGAAGGCTGTCTTTTGTGGCAGGCAGGGCCGCTGCTACCCTTGACGGGCTTTCACCCCGAAAGCCCTTTCAGCCTTTTGCACACTTAAATACAAAGGAGCCTCCCCATGTCCAGAAAATCCCAGAGTGCAGCCAACGCCCTTCTGAGATACGAATCCGGCCAGAACTTCATACCCATGCAGGCCATGGCCGATTCCGGAGATCACACAAAGTTCACCATTATTGCCGCGCCCTGGTCCGGCGCTCCGGGCAGGGAGCCGGTCATCCGGCCCGATGGTCTGGTTACGGGCGGAGCCATCAGCCCGGCATCGGGCATCAACAGGGTCAGCGTTGCGGCCCTCACGGCCTATCTGTCCGGCAATCTCGTGTCTCTGGCATCGGAAAGCCTCACCATCGGCAGACCTTCCACGGGCAGCCATAAGATCAGCTCCATCATCCTCACGGCTTCCGGCACGCTGACTACAGAGGAAGGGGCGGACGGCAGCGCATTTTCCGAAACAAGGGGTGCAGACGGCGGCCCGGCCCTCATCCCGGAAGGAGCCATAGAGCTGGGGCAGGTGCGGCTTTCCGGCGCAGGGGATGCGGCCATACAGTCAACGGAGATTTACACCGTCCCCGGCACCCACACGGAGCTGTATGACTTCCCCATCTGGAACGAAAATCCCGGCAAAGGAGAGCTGGAGTTTGTCACGGCCCTGCCCCCCATCCATGCGGGAAACAAGCCCAGAGGGGTGTTCATTCAGGTGTATACGCCCATCTTTGCGCCGCTGGAGCCTACATCGGACTTTGTTCCGCCGGAAACCACCTATTCCCAGTCGTCCACGCAGGTGTATGGCGGCACCATCGGGTCCAGCTCCAAGTCCCTTGCCCAGGGGAGCTTCATAGCCTACCTGAAGGACGGCGTGACGGACCCCATCATTGCTCTGGAAGGCGAAGAGCTGTGGTGGCAGTTTTTCCCCCATCGGCTCCGTGCGCCCCAGCTTTTAATGCAGGCCACGCTGGGCATTGGCAGGCAGTACCCGGCCGGAGACGGCATCCGGGCAAGCTGCACCCTCAGCGCCAGCGGACCTTCCATTCCGGTGAAGGAATGATGGATGTTCAGGCCTTTCTCCGGGCAGCGGTTCGGCCCCGCACCCGGAGACTACCTGCACCTCAGGGGCTGCATATCTTTTTTGAGGATCCGGCAGAAGCGGAATTTGAAGTGCGGGGACTCAACGGTGAAGAGCTGGCAAGGGTGAGATCCACGGTGGAGCGCAACCGGGACATGACCGCCATCGTGGAAAAGATCTTCGGTGACCGGGAAGAAAAGGTGTCTGCCATCCGGGAACTGATGGGGCTGGACAGCGAAACCCTGCCCGATGATCTGGCCCGGCGCATGGCCATCATATCCGGGGGCTGCATGTCTCCGGAGCTGGACGAGCAGGCGGCGGCGAAGCTTTTTCTGGTGCTGCCCGTGTTTGGTTACACATTGTCGGATACCATCCTGCAGCTCACCGGAGAGGGCGCAGAGCTGGGGGAGTAGAAGCCCTCTGGCGGGATCAGGGCATACGGGCGGCCCTGAATCTCGGCCACGCCAGGGGGAAGATGCTGTTTGAATTAAGGCCGGATGTCTTTCCGCAGGGGTTTTTGACGGGGGTGGAAACGGCGCTGTGGGGGAGGTTTTACGAGGAGCTGAACGCTGGCTGAGGGCCACATGCAGGCTGCTACCAAAGGCTTTAAAGGGCTTTCGGGGTTAAAGCCGGGCCGGAGTAGCGGAGGCCTTTGTTTACCGCCAAAGACAGCCTTCATTAAAGACCTTAAAGACCCTAAGGACCTTAAGGAGAAAAGGGGTCTGACCCCTTTTGCCCCGCCTTTTGCCCCGCCTTTTGCCCCCGCGCTCTGCGGCAAATTTGCAGCGCAGCGGAAAATTTGTCCGGCAGCAGCGCTTTGTTAGCACTGTTGTTCAAGCTGGTTAAGCAACTTCAACCTTATATAGTCCAATGAGAACCTTTTAACCTGTTCGTTTTGAATATAGATACAATGACCATATTTATAGTCCCCATCATTTACTAAATTACTAGATTTACAAGGAACACTGATGAAACCTAAGAAATTACCAAGAATGGATACTGCGACACCAAAAGTTTCACTAGAAGGAGCAAGTATTACAGAGGAACAGCTACCAATTTCAGTCATCATCTTCAGAATATGAAACATATCATCGCCTTCCTCTGGCTCATGAAATCGAGAATAAACTCGCGCGAAAGACTCTGTTGGTAAATTCTGTTTGTCGAAATTCATAATTTTTCTGAATTCATCAGTTTGCACATTTTTGACGAAATCATCGCCATAAGCATAATAGCCAGCAGCCAAAGCCACCTTAGCAACAAACATAAGATCTATATCAATATCTATTTTAATATTGTTGCATTGAACTCGATGAGCTCTGGAGTCAGTACGCTCTATATTTTTCCTCACTCGCAGATCAAAAAGTGAAAGCCCATCCTTACCAAACTTAACCTGAACAGGTGTACCATCCGTTAACTTGGCATTTTTCACTGTTGGAATTGGATGCTTTTTACTGTGACCAACAGCGCCCGTTCTATCTCGCTCAAACAAAATGATAAAATCATTTGCAAGCTTGCCATCAACTCTTGAGCCAATGTCATTGTTAAACTTTCGGTCAACATAAATTACAAAATCATCATGCCCACCCAGTGACAAAGGGAGTATATGTTCAGGACTAGGGTCTAATGTTTCTTTGTCAGTATATACGCAATAAGTCATGAATTACTCACATACTCCCAGTAGTGCTAACGCCGCGCTCTGGGGCAAACCGAAGCGTAGCGTAGGTTTGTCCCTAGCAGCGCATTGTTATGCCTTAATTTAGCCGGCCTGTTTGATTTCATTTTCGTGTAATCTCTCAATAACTTTTGGTTCTTTTACTGCTCTAAACTT contains these protein-coding regions:
- a CDS encoding HNH endonuclease encodes the protein MTYCVYTDKETLDPSPEHILPLSLGGHDDFVIYVDRKFNNDIGSRVDGKLANDFIILFERDRTGAVGHSKKHPIPTVKNAKLTDGTPVQVKFGKDGLSLFDLRVRKNIERTDSRAHRVQCNNIKIDIDIDLMFVAKVALAAGYYAYGDDFVKNVQTDEFRKIMNFDKQNLPTESFARVYSRFHEPEEGDDMFHILKMMTEIGSCSSVILAPSSETFGVAVSILGNFLGFISVPCKSSNLVNDGDYKYGHCIYIQNEQVKRFSLDYIRLKLLNQLEQQC